The Fibrobacter sp. UWB5 genome contains a region encoding:
- a CDS encoding RNA methyltransferase, with protein sequence MTNETLESLLERVTERRRELLTSVVDRRTRHFCMVLEDLFDPHNISAVIRTAEVFGLQDVHIIEEDNAYSVNKSILKGSYKWMSLYLYKKRMLCMEKLRAKGYKIAVASTNTTNSVLDLDLSQPTAFYLGSEFHGNHPDTLAHADYEFKLPQYGITESMNVSVAGGVLMTYLDVFMQKEGREKFLLPKEERDALLLDWLDRHVNGIENNSPIVRIDE encoded by the coding sequence ATGACGAACGAAACTTTGGAATCCCTTTTGGAACGTGTGACGGAACGCCGTCGTGAACTTTTGACGTCTGTGGTGGATCGCCGTACGAGACATTTTTGCATGGTGCTCGAAGATTTGTTCGACCCGCACAATATTTCTGCCGTGATCCGTACGGCCGAAGTGTTTGGCTTGCAGGATGTTCACATTATCGAAGAAGACAATGCCTACAGCGTGAACAAGTCTATTCTGAAAGGTAGCTACAAGTGGATGAGCCTGTACCTTTACAAGAAGCGTATGCTGTGCATGGAAAAGCTGCGCGCCAAGGGCTACAAGATTGCCGTGGCCAGCACGAATACCACCAATTCTGTTCTGGATTTGGACCTGAGCCAGCCTACCGCTTTTTACCTGGGTAGCGAATTCCACGGGAATCACCCCGACACGCTCGCCCATGCCGATTACGAGTTCAAACTGCCCCAGTACGGCATTACCGAATCCATGAACGTGTCGGTGGCCGGCGGTGTCTTGATGACCTATCTGGACGTGTTCATGCAAAAGGAAGGCCGCGAAAAGTTCCTGCTCCCGAAGGAAGAGCGCGACGCCCTGCTTTTGGACTGGCTGGACCGCCATGTGAACGGCATCGAGAACAACAGCCCGATTGTTCGAATCGACGAATAA
- a CDS encoding EamA family transporter, translating to MLFLLLTIGPAFLFACGNILEKSGVSTVGKRTGGTSKPWEFFKGVITNKFWWLGICCSGLATLGYYIAMARYDLSQVQPMMVLNPVLTALMGFCILKEALTKRIVIAICFVVAGLLYSVENLGESTAVQNVGMLWAYAGGLSAVTLVAHLWVKDREMVDSLIMGVGFGLSAAFYKSLAMDFDLDHIEISSVANLLLDFRTLGYIATYSIAFLYSQVSFSRGRALFIIPFSAAVGAAVPTLAGVLVFSESFPVGKVISVSLVLIGACLFIVRRPRRKNKQQL from the coding sequence ATGCTTTTCTTGTTGCTGACAATCGGGCCGGCGTTTCTTTTTGCCTGCGGAAACATTCTCGAGAAATCGGGCGTGTCTACGGTGGGCAAGCGCACGGGCGGTACTTCGAAACCTTGGGAATTTTTTAAGGGCGTTATCACCAATAAGTTCTGGTGGCTTGGCATTTGCTGCTCGGGGCTTGCCACGCTTGGTTACTACATTGCCATGGCCCGCTATGACTTGAGTCAGGTGCAGCCGATGATGGTCTTGAATCCGGTGCTTACCGCCCTCATGGGTTTTTGCATTTTGAAAGAGGCCTTGACCAAGCGCATTGTGATTGCGATTTGCTTTGTGGTGGCGGGCCTGTTGTACTCTGTCGAAAATCTGGGCGAATCGACGGCGGTCCAGAATGTCGGAATGCTGTGGGCGTATGCCGGCGGCCTCTCTGCCGTGACGCTGGTAGCGCACTTGTGGGTCAAGGACCGCGAAATGGTGGACTCCTTGATTATGGGCGTGGGCTTTGGGCTTTCCGCCGCATTCTACAAGAGCCTCGCCATGGATTTCGATTTGGACCACATCGAGATCTCGTCCGTAGCGAACCTGCTTTTGGATTTTAGGACGCTGGGCTATATTGCGACTTACAGTATCGCTTTCCTGTATTCGCAGGTGTCGTTCTCCCGCGGTCGCGCCCTGTTCATTATTCCGTTCAGTGCGGCGGTGGGCGCTGCGGTGCCGACTTTGGCCGGCGTGCTCGTGTTTTCGGAGTCGTTCCCGGTGGGCAAGGTGATTTCGGTGAGCCTCGTGCTGATTGGCGCCTGCCTCTTTATTGTGCGCCGCCCCAGAAGAAAGAATAAACAACAGCTTTAA
- the ptsP gene encoding phosphoenolpyruvate--protein phosphotransferase has protein sequence MTTSTKNPVKKPEHVRTVLTGVPASPGFAMGCVFPVTNRKISVVEETLPESRLADEEQLFLKAVHKTVKEVSQIKELSESRTGMKDSLIFATHLMILQDPTLINGVIDKVRKEHKNARWSVHVVLGAYIDKFEQIDSPAMRDKAADLRDVYNRLMAAMEDSGPVLEDVATEDGVVLVGHELLPSLLMSIKPGQVAGLAMDTGGRTSHVAILARSLQIPLVSGLRNFAAQVKTGDTVIVDGSSGQVIINPNQDDVKDFHERQEVFERQRRELFTMRQLEPMTRDGKYITLHANIELPSESEKVTDFGATGIGLYRSEFLFLRNDAPTQDEQRDAYRYILETMYPCPVTIRTLDAGGDKLVSGITAVNESNPFMGWRSIRVCLDREDIFCTQLKALLLANTKENLRLLLPMISGMGEFRRAKACIVKCRKELEAAGKKVAKVKIGVMIEVPAAVMIVDKLAKEVDFFSIGTNDLVQFTLAVDRTNELITDMFQPHHPAVLSMIYQTVQAAHREGIPVAVCGEMSADPLSVLLLVGLGVDELSMTPWSVMSTKKIIRSINFEDVRDSALTVLQMDDAESVNSFMRGKYAQTIRDLGISSFVGQVDSSKK, from the coding sequence ATGACCACTTCAACGAAGAACCCTGTTAAGAAGCCGGAACACGTCCGTACTGTCTTGACGGGCGTTCCTGCATCCCCGGGCTTTGCCATGGGGTGTGTTTTTCCGGTCACGAACCGGAAGATTTCGGTGGTGGAGGAGACTCTCCCCGAGAGCCGACTTGCGGATGAAGAACAGCTTTTCTTGAAAGCGGTCCACAAGACGGTCAAGGAAGTTTCGCAGATCAAGGAACTTTCTGAAAGTCGCACCGGGATGAAGGACAGCCTCATCTTTGCGACTCACCTGATGATTTTGCAGGACCCCACTTTGATTAATGGGGTAATCGACAAGGTCCGCAAGGAACACAAGAATGCCCGCTGGTCGGTGCATGTGGTCTTGGGGGCCTACATTGACAAGTTCGAACAGATTGACTCGCCGGCTATGCGCGACAAGGCGGCCGACCTGAGGGACGTGTACAACCGCTTGATGGCGGCCATGGAAGATTCCGGACCGGTGCTCGAGGATGTGGCTACCGAAGACGGAGTGGTGCTTGTCGGGCACGAACTTTTACCGAGCCTTTTGATGTCGATCAAGCCCGGCCAGGTGGCGGGGCTTGCGATGGATACCGGTGGCCGCACGAGCCACGTGGCCATTTTGGCTCGCTCACTCCAGATACCGTTGGTGTCTGGCCTTAGAAATTTTGCGGCCCAGGTCAAGACCGGCGACACGGTGATTGTCGACGGCTCGAGCGGTCAGGTCATTATCAATCCGAACCAGGATGACGTCAAGGATTTCCACGAAAGGCAAGAAGTCTTTGAAAGGCAGCGCCGTGAATTGTTCACGATGCGCCAGCTGGAGCCGATGACCCGCGACGGCAAGTACATTACCCTGCACGCCAACATTGAACTTCCGTCGGAATCGGAAAAGGTGACCGACTTCGGTGCGACGGGAATCGGCCTGTACCGTTCTGAATTTTTGTTCTTGCGAAACGACGCTCCCACTCAGGATGAACAGCGCGACGCGTACCGCTACATTCTTGAAACCATGTACCCCTGCCCGGTGACAATCCGTACCCTGGATGCCGGCGGCGACAAACTGGTAAGCGGCATTACGGCCGTGAACGAATCGAACCCGTTTATGGGTTGGCGTTCCATTCGCGTGTGCCTGGACCGCGAAGATATTTTCTGTACACAGCTCAAGGCTTTGCTCCTTGCCAACACCAAGGAAAACTTGCGCCTGCTGTTGCCCATGATTTCTGGTATGGGGGAATTCCGCCGTGCCAAGGCTTGCATTGTCAAGTGCCGTAAGGAACTGGAAGCGGCCGGTAAGAAAGTCGCGAAGGTAAAGATCGGCGTCATGATCGAAGTGCCTGCCGCCGTGATGATCGTCGACAAGCTCGCTAAAGAGGTGGATTTCTTTAGCATCGGTACGAACGACCTGGTGCAATTTACGCTTGCCGTGGACCGCACGAACGAATTGATTACGGACATGTTCCAGCCTCACCATCCGGCTGTGCTCAGCATGATTTACCAGACGGTTCAGGCGGCTCACCGTGAAGGAATCCCTGTGGCGGTTTGCGGTGAAATGAGTGCGGACCCGTTGAGCGTGCTGTTGCTGGTTGGCCTTGGTGTTGACGAACTCTCGATGACCCCGTGGAGCGTGATGTCCACGAAGAAAATCATCCGCTCGATCAACTTCGAAGACGTGCGCGATTCTGCGCTGACGGTGTTGCAGATGGATGATGCTGAAAGCGTGAACTCCTTTATGCGTGGCAAGTATGCCCAGACGATTCGCGACTTGGGCATCTCTAGCTTTGTGGGTCAGGTGGACAGCAGTAAGAAATAG
- a CDS encoding MlaD family protein has protein sequence MKKYSALYFSVGLVVILALIILVFGIFFLNEKDPRETFNTYYLRFTQVSTLVLDDPVKVNGVKLGKVESIDLAGHRVVVTIRLRTDVKIPKDSEIRVQNIGIMGERQIGMILGDSTSYFAPGDTITGQFDAGIAEALGLVGEVCDSTKVLLESVKQALNQTIVNPEFQERFRTLLVKAEKLEDRVLVMLNTADPQLRKSLEGLNQVTVKVNNLIDGVKPPIDNMFANTEKVMGNADKLLGELEEVTSHLDELVVKVQKKIESKDNTVGILLNDRTLHDDLVKTVHSADSLVRIILQDGLDINVDFF, from the coding sequence ATGAAAAAGTATTCGGCTCTTTATTTTTCAGTAGGCTTGGTGGTCATCCTTGCCCTGATTATTCTTGTTTTTGGAATATTCTTCTTAAACGAGAAGGACCCTCGCGAAACCTTTAACACCTATTATCTGCGGTTTACCCAGGTGAGTACCCTGGTGCTTGATGACCCCGTCAAGGTGAACGGTGTGAAGCTTGGTAAGGTCGAGTCTATCGATTTGGCCGGCCACCGCGTGGTGGTGACCATTAGACTCCGCACCGACGTGAAAATCCCCAAGGATTCCGAAATCCGCGTGCAGAATATCGGTATCATGGGCGAACGCCAGATCGGTATGATCTTGGGCGATTCGACAAGCTACTTTGCCCCGGGCGATACCATTACGGGCCAGTTCGATGCCGGTATCGCCGAAGCTCTTGGTCTTGTGGGCGAGGTCTGCGACTCGACGAAGGTTCTTCTGGAATCGGTGAAGCAGGCCTTGAACCAGACAATCGTGAACCCGGAATTCCAGGAACGCTTCAGGACGCTGCTCGTGAAGGCCGAAAAGCTGGAAGACCGCGTGCTCGTGATGCTGAATACGGCTGACCCGCAGCTTAGGAAGAGCCTTGAAGGCTTGAACCAGGTGACGGTCAAGGTGAACAACTTGATTGATGGCGTGAAACCGCCGATTGACAACATGTTCGCGAACACCGAAAAGGTGATGGGCAATGCCGACAAGTTGCTGGGTGAATTGGAAGAAGTGACTAGCCATTTGGATGAACTCGTCGTGAAGGTCCAGAAGAAAATCGAATCCAAGGACAACACGGTGGGTATCTTGCTGAACGACCGCACCCTGCATGACGACTTGGTCAAGACGGTTCATTCGGCGGATAGCCTGGTTCGCATTATTTTGCAAGATGGTCTAGACATCAACGTGGATTTTTTCTGA
- a CDS encoding lytic transglycosylase domain-containing protein, producing the protein MCRIVLLVVFLGVCAFAGSTSVAPSPLPSQATDSLIASMPFTPPNPYESLEQIPPSQFQDVVVRYDRLKALSEDKAQSKNVRDFARAAQFFYKEQWDSAYFAYDSLRGRDALLDGSVILRMAKCLFKLRDYKNMRVVLGLYKNLDQDASFDRVASRLRIEAAMADTTLSDRAHADSLKVFVEKYPKSDDAAALRYRYAQYLEQFKQMKEAKRIYLRLLTSASNYKDSAFAAIRRLRKVRGAPETLEEKVAYAKMACAKDNANECLTLLDSIRILDSVLVSLSPEAALPPPEDSLQKKLAPSSLDMGTRIALWEKRAVTLRTLKRDDESIKQFKFLLDSVEARPLWMQSILRLYRNNAGRYEKEIRKMDATLQDANQFSKENANNLWVKGFEYEQKEQYDSAIVCYKTLSHKRFKNNIKRQWAKFRIGFVYFKQEKWNEAIPALIEATKEPFLWSGSGARMFLGDAYMKVGKDSLAREAYLDCIRDFPLAYYAHRSRMKLVEYKLMAEKDVPYAHGVRMAPEQTLAWVRASQKVGKPDTTYNQERYNRIRTLFQYGFSEQAFALYDEARKKNAKRLDFLYEYGKLFYEMGETAAGYRLARQFQNNIDRRRLMAPPIDVLHYLFPVPYMDQVKFHSGDRIDPFFVYSVMRQESIFNFEIMSPAGACGLLQIMPATGKMLAEKENLPTFEPRQLFNAYMNIRLGIRYLVDLKAEYNDDYMYVLGNYNAGPKPTKRWQAAGEGKSWDVRAEDISYWETRDYVKRVMGNYWIYQEIYDGI; encoded by the coding sequence ATGTGTAGGATTGTTTTGTTGGTTGTGTTTTTAGGCGTGTGCGCATTCGCTGGCTCTACGTCTGTGGCGCCGAGTCCGCTTCCGTCGCAAGCGACTGATAGCTTGATTGCGTCGATGCCGTTTACGCCTCCGAATCCGTACGAGTCTTTGGAACAGATTCCGCCTTCGCAGTTCCAGGATGTGGTGGTGCGCTATGACCGCCTGAAGGCTTTGAGCGAAGACAAGGCACAATCCAAAAACGTCCGCGACTTTGCGCGTGCGGCCCAGTTCTTTTACAAGGAACAGTGGGATAGCGCCTATTTTGCTTATGATTCCCTGCGTGGTCGCGATGCCCTGTTAGACGGCTCCGTGATTTTGAGAATGGCAAAATGCCTGTTCAAGCTTCGCGACTACAAGAATATGCGCGTGGTTCTGGGACTGTACAAGAATTTGGACCAGGACGCCTCTTTTGACAGGGTGGCCTCAAGACTTAGAATTGAAGCCGCCATGGCGGATACGACGCTAAGCGACCGAGCCCATGCGGATTCGTTGAAGGTCTTTGTGGAAAAGTACCCGAAGTCCGACGATGCGGCGGCTTTGCGTTACCGTTATGCCCAGTACTTGGAACAGTTCAAGCAGATGAAAGAGGCGAAGCGCATTTACCTGAGACTTTTGACGAGTGCCTCCAATTACAAGGATTCCGCTTTCGCTGCCATTCGTAGACTCCGCAAGGTGCGAGGCGCTCCCGAGACTCTGGAAGAGAAGGTGGCCTATGCCAAGATGGCCTGCGCCAAGGATAACGCAAACGAGTGCCTGACACTCCTGGATTCCATTCGCATTCTGGATTCCGTGCTTGTTTCGCTTTCGCCGGAGGCGGCGCTCCCGCCGCCGGAAGATTCGCTGCAGAAAAAGCTTGCGCCGAGCTCCTTAGATATGGGAACCCGTATTGCCTTGTGGGAAAAGCGCGCCGTGACGTTGCGTACGCTCAAGCGCGATGACGAATCTATTAAGCAGTTCAAGTTCTTGCTTGATTCTGTGGAAGCTCGCCCCTTGTGGATGCAGTCGATCTTGCGCTTGTATCGCAACAACGCTGGCCGCTACGAAAAAGAAATCCGCAAAATGGATGCCACCCTGCAAGATGCCAACCAGTTCAGCAAGGAAAACGCCAACAACTTGTGGGTGAAGGGATTCGAATACGAACAGAAGGAACAGTACGATAGTGCCATTGTCTGCTACAAGACTCTTTCGCACAAGCGTTTCAAGAATAATATCAAGCGCCAGTGGGCAAAGTTCCGCATAGGCTTCGTGTACTTTAAGCAAGAAAAGTGGAACGAAGCGATTCCGGCGCTGATTGAGGCGACCAAGGAACCGTTCCTGTGGAGTGGAAGTGGCGCCCGCATGTTCTTGGGCGATGCCTACATGAAGGTCGGAAAGGATTCCCTGGCCCGTGAAGCTTACCTCGATTGCATTCGCGATTTCCCGCTGGCCTACTATGCTCACCGCAGCCGCATGAAGTTGGTGGAATACAAGCTGATGGCTGAAAAGGATGTACCGTATGCACACGGCGTGCGCATGGCTCCGGAACAGACGCTTGCCTGGGTGCGCGCCTCGCAGAAGGTGGGCAAGCCTGATACGACTTATAACCAGGAACGTTACAATCGCATTCGCACGCTGTTCCAGTACGGCTTTAGCGAACAGGCCTTTGCTCTTTACGACGAAGCTCGCAAGAAGAATGCGAAGCGTCTGGACTTCTTGTATGAATACGGCAAGCTCTTCTATGAAATGGGCGAAACCGCTGCCGGGTATCGCCTTGCCCGCCAGTTCCAGAACAATATCGATCGCCGCCGCCTAATGGCGCCGCCTATCGATGTGCTGCATTACTTGTTCCCCGTTCCCTACATGGACCAGGTCAAGTTCCATTCGGGCGACCGTATCGATCCGTTCTTTGTGTACAGCGTGATGCGCCAGGAATCGATTTTCAACTTTGAAATCATGTCGCCGGCAGGGGCTTGCGGACTTTTGCAGATTATGCCTGCAACGGGCAAGATGCTTGCCGAAAAGGAAAACTTGCCGACGTTTGAACCGCGACAGCTGTTTAATGCCTACATGAACATTCGCCTGGGTATTCGCTACTTGGTTGACTTGAAGGCTGAATACAATGACGACTACATGTATGTGCTGGGTAACTACAATGCAGGCCCCAAGCCCACCAAGCGTTGGCAGGCGGCAGGCGAGGGCAAGTCTTGGGACGTGCGTGCCGAAGACATTAGCTATTGGGAAACCCGCGACTACGTGAAGCGAGTCATGGGCAACTACTGGATTTACCAGGAAATCTACGACGGAATCTAG
- a CDS encoding HPr family phosphocarrier protein, translating to MIEKALVVTNKLGIHARPAGMIVDITGQAKSDISIVFEGSKANAKSILNVMMLAIPAGSEVKFEIDGEDEEQVASQLESLFNDHFNEEPC from the coding sequence ATGATCGAAAAAGCATTGGTGGTAACAAACAAGTTGGGAATACACGCAAGGCCCGCCGGAATGATAGTGGATATCACCGGCCAAGCCAAGAGCGATATATCCATCGTGTTCGAAGGCTCGAAGGCTAATGCCAAGAGCATCTTGAACGTGATGATGCTTGCTATTCCCGCAGGTTCCGAAGTAAAATTCGAAATTGATGGCGAAGACGAAGAACAGGTCGCGTCGCAGTTGGAAAGTCTGTTTAATGACCACTTCAACGAAGAACCCTGTTAA
- a CDS encoding CotH kinase family protein, translating to MVCWRFFSSLVRKAGGSFSCILLLSFLVFSACSDDSSSSSKSEQDVPANDSTAADSVTLPFVGGPVMFTEIDPINIVYEDHEGGDAGWVELFNTSADTVDLSGLYLTDSKTEPFKWKFGNVKMAPNAFLLVFMSGKNYPDYVLPHDSLDMIGPGCWTWTDSQSDPPGYSYADPLPGQKKNCFKENGESRFGAVMRLGENEELGWSSIAVFVGTGSSDKDDVLDISAANEILMQAYITKDRKVSFRLTQPDIDDWKGYEMVLTGTGDSSTVYRMPLPTGTTFPDLKNIYGTRMSPEANESQEVTVKVFSYIARNRGHEPHAGFKIPQSGGRLYLVNADTAIVDSVAYPEMIVGKTWNFGTLADGTTGFGFGEASPYGLVTQPVVQSRSPAVDTLAEIPPSGFYAEPFVIALPEGANVRCEKGGLAPTAESAVATLLTVESTTTIRCAAFEAGKLPGEEMVRTYVLGEKHSLPVVFLTTDPNSLFDPDSGIYMEGNFAQSKQPHYGANYWLDKEVPVTVEFMEPGVNAPAFVKRAGLKIFGNYSRQNDKKSVAITFREKYGDKRLHYSLFPEFPELNKFKVFILRNNGSNFGNDYIRDRLASSISEGLGVDYQRGRFAVVYYNGEYYGIHSIRERSTEYYFETHYGLNPDNIDLLKADNSVSAGSAVDYVALMDWLELNSLENETNYAYVSSQIDVDNFINYMQTEMYANNRDWPGNNLKKWRNNNPKTPWKWFLYDMDFGMGNGYSEYTNNIFEFAAAEDGESWPNGPEYTLLFRSLLENPGFRTAFVNRMAVLLNMNFSSARVLARIESMMSEIESEIPRDQERWNLSASRMDRQLEDIKSFAKDRPEVVYDELREYFELGRPIALSLSVSGPGIIKVHGLKIDSYPLTVNFFEGLPVTLEAMPTDGGIWAGWSDGEMEQVRSVNPGEIDALTAVFK from the coding sequence ATGGTGTGTTGGCGTTTTTTCTCGTCTTTAGTTCGTAAGGCCGGAGGGTCGTTCTCTTGCATATTGTTGCTGTCGTTTTTGGTGTTCTCGGCATGTTCCGATGATTCGTCGAGTTCTTCCAAGTCTGAACAGGATGTTCCTGCAAATGATTCTACGGCTGCCGATAGTGTAACGCTCCCGTTTGTGGGTGGCCCGGTCATGTTTACCGAGATTGACCCGATCAATATCGTTTATGAAGACCACGAGGGTGGCGATGCCGGCTGGGTGGAACTTTTCAATACCTCGGCCGATACGGTAGATTTGTCGGGCCTGTATTTGACCGATTCGAAAACGGAACCGTTCAAGTGGAAATTCGGGAATGTGAAAATGGCACCAAATGCGTTTCTGCTGGTGTTCATGTCGGGCAAGAATTACCCTGATTACGTATTGCCGCATGATTCGCTTGACATGATTGGACCTGGTTGCTGGACATGGACTGATTCCCAAAGCGACCCGCCGGGTTATAGCTATGCGGATCCCTTGCCTGGTCAAAAAAAGAACTGCTTTAAGGAAAATGGTGAAAGTCGTTTTGGAGCCGTGATGCGATTGGGCGAGAACGAGGAACTTGGCTGGTCTTCGATTGCAGTGTTCGTGGGCACCGGAAGTTCCGACAAGGACGATGTGCTCGACATTTCGGCGGCGAATGAAATCCTGATGCAGGCTTACATTACCAAGGACCGCAAGGTGTCCTTTAGACTCACGCAGCCCGATATCGATGACTGGAAGGGCTATGAAATGGTGCTTACGGGAACCGGTGATTCTTCGACGGTTTACCGTATGCCACTCCCGACAGGGACAACGTTCCCGGACCTCAAGAATATTTACGGCACGCGCATGAGCCCCGAGGCGAACGAATCGCAAGAAGTGACTGTCAAGGTTTTCAGCTATATTGCTCGCAATCGCGGGCATGAACCGCATGCGGGTTTCAAGATCCCGCAGTCGGGCGGTCGCCTGTATCTGGTGAATGCCGATACGGCAATTGTAGATTCTGTCGCTTACCCCGAAATGATTGTCGGGAAAACTTGGAATTTCGGCACGCTTGCCGATGGCACGACGGGCTTTGGCTTTGGCGAAGCTTCGCCCTATGGCCTTGTGACACAGCCGGTGGTGCAGTCGCGCTCGCCGGCGGTGGATACGCTAGCCGAAATCCCGCCGTCGGGTTTTTATGCGGAGCCTTTTGTGATTGCCTTGCCCGAAGGCGCGAATGTGCGTTGCGAAAAAGGAGGCTTGGCGCCTACGGCGGAGTCTGCCGTCGCGACCTTGTTGACGGTTGAATCAACAACGACGATTCGTTGCGCCGCCTTTGAGGCGGGAAAGTTGCCTGGCGAAGAAATGGTGCGCACCTATGTCTTGGGCGAAAAGCATTCCTTGCCGGTGGTGTTCTTGACGACCGATCCGAATTCCCTTTTTGATCCTGATTCGGGCATCTACATGGAAGGAAATTTCGCGCAGAGCAAGCAACCGCATTATGGCGCGAATTACTGGCTCGACAAAGAGGTTCCCGTGACGGTGGAATTCATGGAGCCGGGCGTGAATGCGCCTGCTTTCGTGAAGCGCGCGGGCCTCAAGATTTTCGGAAATTACAGCCGCCAGAACGACAAGAAATCGGTCGCGATTACCTTCCGCGAAAAGTATGGCGACAAGCGCTTGCATTACAGCCTGTTCCCGGAGTTTCCGGAACTGAACAAGTTCAAGGTTTTCATTTTGCGCAACAACGGAAGCAATTTCGGCAACGACTACATTCGCGACCGCCTGGCCAGTTCGATTAGCGAAGGCCTGGGCGTGGATTACCAGCGTGGGCGATTCGCGGTGGTGTACTATAACGGCGAATACTATGGTATCCATAGCATTCGTGAACGTTCGACCGAATACTACTTTGAAACACATTACGGCTTGAACCCTGACAATATCGACTTGCTCAAGGCGGACAATTCGGTGTCGGCGGGTTCTGCTGTCGATTACGTGGCGCTGATGGATTGGCTTGAATTGAATAGCCTTGAAAACGAAACGAATTACGCCTACGTGTCGTCGCAAATAGACGTTGACAATTTTATCAATTACATGCAGACCGAAATGTATGCGAATAACCGCGACTGGCCTGGCAACAACTTGAAGAAATGGCGCAACAACAATCCGAAAACGCCGTGGAAGTGGTTCTTGTACGACATGGATTTCGGAATGGGTAACGGCTATAGCGAATACACGAACAATATTTTCGAATTTGCTGCGGCAGAAGATGGGGAGTCCTGGCCGAACGGCCCCGAATATACGCTCCTGTTCCGGAGTCTGCTTGAAAATCCCGGATTCCGTACGGCATTTGTGAACCGCATGGCGGTGCTGTTGAACATGAATTTCTCGAGTGCGCGCGTGCTGGCCCGCATCGAAAGCATGATGTCTGAGATCGAATCGGAAATCCCGCGCGATCAGGAACGCTGGAATTTGAGCGCTTCGAGAATGGACCGCCAGCTTGAAGACATCAAGAGCTTCGCGAAGGACCGCCCGGAAGTCGTGTACGATGAACTGCGCGAATACTTTGAACTGGGGCGCCCGATTGCGTTGTCACTTTCGGTAAGCGGACCGGGTATCATCAAAGTTCACGGCCTGAAAATAGATTCGTATCCGCTGACGGTGAATTTCTTTGAAGGGCTCCCCGTGACGCTCGAAGCCATGCCGACCGATGGTGGCATTTGGGCGGGTTGGAGCGACGGTGAGATGGAACAGGTTCGCTCGGTCAATCCGGGTGAAATAGATGCCCTGACTGCCGTTTTCAAGTGA